A genomic stretch from Sceloporus undulatus isolate JIND9_A2432 ecotype Alabama chromosome 5, SceUnd_v1.1, whole genome shotgun sequence includes:
- the PARVG gene encoding gamma-parvin codes for MELGSPEFVAVHQLPPEDDIVLGEKRKYIKPGSRNDPKLDALQMCLIEWINTTLQHEHIVVRSLEQDLYDGLVLHHLLEKLGSLTLEVEKLAMTEMKQRLQLTVILETVDKCLKLEESELKWSVDAILKKDLLSTLHLLVAIAEHFQPELALPPNVKVETVSIERTSNGLRTENAVEFITKNREPEENSSKAEIFDELLKHAPEKLDAVKEVLLKFVNKHVGKLGLNVKDINTQFADGVILLLLIGQLQGYFLNLGEFFLNPSSSSEMIHNVNLAVELLMNDGLLDTPINPEDVVNQDVNATLLLLYCLFSKFKTKGK; via the exons ATGGAGTTAGGTTCCCCAGAATTTGTTGCAGTTCACCAGCTGCCACCAGAGGATGACATTGTTCTAG gagaaaagaggaaatacATAAAGCCAGGTTCTCGGAATGATCCTAAATTGGACGCTCTCCAAATG TGTCTAATAGAGTGGATTAACACAACTCTACAGCATGAACACATTGTGGTGAGAAGCTTAGAACAAGACCTATATGATGGATTGGTCCTTCACCATCTCTTAG AGAAACTTGGATCCCTCACTTTGGAAGTAGAGAAGCTTGCAATGACAGAAATGAAGCAACGGCTCCAACTTACAGTTATTCTAGAAACTGTGGACAAGTGTTTAAAACTAGAAGAAAGTGAACTGAAATGGAGTGTCGATG CCATCTTGAAGAAAGATTTGTTAAGTACGTTGCATCTCCTAGTGGCCATTGCTGAGCACTTTCAACCAGAGCTTGCCTTGCCTCCGAATGTTAAAGTGGAAACAGTCAGTATAGAG CGCACTTCAAATGGACTGAGGACAGAAAATGCAGTAGAGTTCATTACCAAGAACAG gGAACCTGAAGAAAACTCTTCAA AAGCTGAAATCTTTGATGAATTATTGAAACATGCTCCTGAGAAACTGGATGCTGTAAAAGAG GTACTTTTGAAGTTTGTCAACAAGCATGTTGGAAAATTAGGATTAAACGTAAAAGATATTAACACACAG TTTGCAGATGGAGTTATTTTACTTTTACTAATTGGGCAGCTCCAGGGCTATTTTCTGAATCTGGGAGAGTTCTTCCTGAATCCTAGTTCTTCTTCAGAAATG ATCCATAATGTTAATCTTGCAGTAGAGTTGCTGATGAATGATGGCCTTCTAGACACTCCCATCAACCCTGAAG ATGTGGTGAACCAAGATGTGAATGCCACATTGCTGCTCTTATACTGCCTATTTTCCAAATTCAAGACCAAAGGGAAATGA